A region of Paraburkholderia largidicola DNA encodes the following proteins:
- a CDS encoding superoxide dismutase family protein, with protein sequence MRKRIGGEAIKAIVVLAATSALLSGCMGFLKPQEKRADAQLLPTLGNQARGMVTFIERSDGVQVTYNLTGLPPNTDHALQVHERGDCNSADGAGAGAVFAPAAERLKSGARVEGDLGNIHADAAGVAAGFIVAPDVSLDGVRSVLQRAVLVHREPSDPYAYPQHGAGPAIACGLIRQ encoded by the coding sequence ATGAGAAAACGAATCGGCGGCGAGGCGATCAAGGCAATCGTCGTCCTGGCTGCGACCAGCGCCCTGCTGTCAGGGTGCATGGGCTTTCTGAAGCCACAGGAGAAACGCGCTGACGCGCAACTGCTGCCGACGCTGGGTAACCAGGCGCGCGGCATGGTTACGTTCATCGAGCGTTCGGACGGCGTTCAGGTCACCTACAACCTCACGGGCTTGCCGCCGAACACCGATCACGCGTTGCAGGTGCACGAACGCGGCGACTGCAATTCCGCCGATGGCGCCGGCGCGGGCGCCGTGTTCGCGCCCGCTGCGGAGCGCCTCAAGTCGGGCGCGCGCGTCGAGGGCGATCTCGGCAATATCCACGCAGACGCGGCGGGCGTGGCGGCCGGCTTCATCGTCGCGCCGGATGTTTCGCTCGATGGCGTGCGTTCCGTGCTGCAGCGCGCCGTGCTGGTTCACCGCGAGCCGTCCGATCCCTACGCCTACCCGCAACACGGCGCCGGTCCCGCAATCGCGTGCGGGCTGATCCGCCAGTAA
- a CDS encoding helix-turn-helix transcriptional regulator, with translation MTTPSSADSAPPLDASPARALGEFIRAHRERLSPQAVGLPPGPRRRTPGLRREEVAQLCGVSPTWYTWIEQGRPVSASADALARIAVALQLSRAERAYLFELAAQRDPAEPDPAAADTPAMLLKTVQLVSAPAYVLDRQFTALAWNEPAADLFVGWLDGEHDRNLLRYTFLSPDARNLIVDWEIRARRLAAEYRADSIRHQNDAPTRSLIDELSASSDAFARFWASQDVNEREGGQRRFNHPRDGHVVYNQITFKPAHREDLKLVVLMRE, from the coding sequence ATGACCACGCCGTCTTCCGCCGATTCCGCCCCGCCGCTCGACGCGTCGCCCGCCCGCGCGCTCGGCGAGTTCATCCGCGCGCATCGCGAGCGCCTGTCGCCGCAAGCCGTCGGCCTGCCGCCCGGCCCGCGCCGCCGCACGCCCGGCCTGCGGCGCGAGGAAGTCGCGCAGTTGTGCGGCGTGAGCCCGACCTGGTACACCTGGATCGAACAGGGACGGCCCGTGTCCGCGTCCGCTGACGCGCTCGCCCGCATCGCCGTCGCGCTGCAGCTGTCGCGCGCCGAACGCGCGTATCTGTTCGAACTGGCCGCGCAGCGCGACCCGGCCGAGCCGGACCCCGCCGCAGCCGACACCCCCGCCATGCTGCTCAAGACGGTGCAGCTCGTGAGCGCGCCCGCCTACGTGCTCGACCGCCAGTTCACCGCGCTCGCGTGGAACGAGCCGGCCGCGGACCTGTTCGTCGGCTGGCTGGACGGCGAGCACGACCGCAACCTGCTGCGCTATACGTTCCTGTCGCCGGATGCGCGCAATCTGATCGTCGACTGGGAAATCCGCGCCCGGCGCCTCGCCGCCGAGTATCGCGCCGATTCGATCCGCCACCAGAACGACGCGCCCACGCGCTCGCTGATCGACGAACTCTCCGCTTCGAGCGACGCGTTCGCGCGCTTCTGGGCGTCGCAGGACGTCAACGAGCGCGAAGGCGGCCAGCGCCGCTTCAATCATCCGCGCGACGGCCACGTCGTCTACAACCAGATCACCTTCAAGCCCGCGCACCGCGAAGATCTGAAGCTCGTCGTGCTGATGCGCGAATGA
- the argH gene encoding argininosuccinate lyase, which translates to MTSQLHKKGEAWSARFSEPMSELVKRYTSSVFFDKRLAFVDIEGSLAHASMLAAQKIISADDLAAIQRGMAQIKGEIERGEFEWQLDLEDVHLNIEARLTALIGDAGKRLHTGRSRNDQVATDIRLWLRGEIDRIRDLLKDLRVALLDLADKNAGTIMPGFTHLQVAQPVTFGHHLLAYVEMFSRDAERMVDCRKRVNRLPLGAAALAGTSYPIDRHAVAKTLGFDGICANSLDAVSDRDFAIEFTAASALVMTHVSRFSEELVLWMSPRVGFIDIADRFCTGSSIMPQKKNPDVPELARGKTGRVNGHLMALLTLMKGQPLAYNKDNQEDKEPLFDTVDTVADTLRIFAEMVAGITVKADNMRAAALQGFSTATDLADYLVKRGLPFRDAHEAVAHAVRFCEQRGCDLADLSLDEMKAELPNVASLLGDDVFGYLTLEGSVASRNHPGGTAPDQVRAAIAAARAALG; encoded by the coding sequence ATGACGTCCCAACTGCATAAAAAAGGCGAAGCCTGGTCGGCTCGCTTCTCCGAGCCGATGTCGGAACTCGTCAAGCGCTACACGTCGTCGGTCTTCTTCGACAAGCGTCTGGCGTTCGTCGATATCGAGGGCTCGCTTGCGCACGCGTCGATGCTGGCCGCGCAAAAGATCATCAGCGCCGACGACCTCGCGGCGATCCAGCGCGGCATGGCGCAGATCAAGGGTGAAATCGAGCGCGGCGAGTTCGAATGGCAACTCGATCTCGAAGACGTGCACCTGAACATCGAAGCGCGCCTCACGGCGCTGATCGGCGATGCGGGCAAGCGCCTGCACACGGGCCGTTCGCGCAACGACCAGGTCGCGACCGACATCCGCCTGTGGCTGCGCGGTGAAATCGACCGCATCCGCGATCTGCTGAAGGATCTGCGCGTCGCCCTGCTCGACCTCGCCGACAAGAACGCCGGCACGATCATGCCGGGCTTCACGCATCTGCAGGTCGCGCAGCCCGTGACGTTCGGCCATCACCTGCTCGCTTACGTCGAAATGTTCTCGCGCGACGCCGAGCGCATGGTCGACTGCCGCAAGCGTGTGAACCGTCTGCCGCTCGGCGCGGCGGCGCTCGCGGGCACGAGCTATCCGATCGACCGCCACGCCGTCGCGAAGACGCTGGGCTTCGACGGTATCTGTGCGAACTCGCTCGACGCCGTGTCCGACCGTGACTTCGCAATCGAATTCACGGCAGCGTCGGCGCTCGTGATGACGCACGTGTCGCGCTTCTCCGAAGAACTCGTGCTGTGGATGAGCCCGCGCGTCGGCTTCATCGATATCGCCGACCGCTTCTGCACCGGCTCGTCCATCATGCCGCAGAAGAAGAACCCGGACGTGCCCGAACTGGCACGCGGCAAGACGGGCCGCGTGAACGGCCACCTGATGGCGCTGCTCACGCTGATGAAGGGCCAGCCGCTCGCGTACAACAAGGACAATCAGGAAGACAAGGAGCCGCTGTTCGATACCGTCGATACCGTCGCCGATACGCTGCGTATTTTTGCGGAGATGGTCGCGGGCATCACGGTGAAGGCGGACAACATGCGCGCGGCTGCGCTGCAAGGCTTCTCGACGGCAACCGATCTCGCCGACTACCTCGTCAAGCGCGGCCTGCCGTTCCGTGACGCGCACGAAGCCGTCGCGCATGCCGTTCGTTTCTGCGAACAGCGTGGCTGCGATCTGGCCGACCTGTCGCTCGACGAGATGAAGGCCGAATTGCCGAACGTCGCTTCGTTGCTGGGCGACGATGTGTTCGGCTACCTGACGCTCGAAGGATCGGTGGCGAGCCGCAATCATCCGGGCGGCACCGCGCCGGATCAGGTGCGCGCCGCGATCGCTGCCGCACGCGCTGCGCTCGGCTAG
- a CDS encoding OmpA family protein: MNAKIMTRLSALAVVGALLGGCATQQGTDTAVGTGVGAGTGAALGAIFGGGKGAAIGAGVGAAVGGVTGYNWQNIKNKLSGATKGTGTQITEQPDGSLKLNIPSSVTFDTNSYAIKPSFAPVLTQVAQTLNQNPEVVAQVVGHTDSTGQPAYNQTLSVNRAQSVVNQLAQDGVAQQRLAASGMGANQPIADNNTEAGRAQNRRVEIYLRAMAQHAQ, from the coding sequence ATGAATGCAAAAATCATGACCCGTCTGTCGGCACTGGCTGTCGTCGGTGCGCTGCTCGGCGGTTGCGCGACCCAGCAAGGCACGGACACGGCCGTCGGCACGGGCGTCGGTGCAGGCACGGGCGCCGCACTCGGTGCGATCTTCGGCGGCGGCAAGGGCGCTGCGATCGGCGCGGGCGTCGGCGCAGCCGTCGGCGGCGTGACCGGCTACAACTGGCAGAACATCAAGAACAAGCTGTCGGGCGCGACGAAGGGCACGGGCACGCAGATCACCGAGCAGCCGGACGGCTCGCTGAAGCTGAACATCCCGAGCTCCGTTACGTTCGACACGAACAGCTACGCGATCAAGCCGTCGTTCGCTCCCGTGCTGACGCAGGTTGCGCAAACGCTGAACCAGAATCCGGAAGTCGTCGCGCAAGTCGTGGGCCACACGGACAGCACCGGCCAGCCGGCATACAACCAGACGCTCTCCGTCAACCGCGCGCAAAGCGTCGTGAACCAGCTCGCGCAAGACGGCGTCGCGCAGCAGCGCCTCGCGGCTTCGGGCATGGGCGCCAACCAGCCAATCGCCGACAACAACACGGAAGCTGGCCGCGCGCAGAACCGTCGCGTGGAAATCTACCTGCGCGCGATGGCGCAGCACGCGCAGTAA
- a CDS encoding lysozyme inhibitor LprI family protein — MTTALRSGLWGRARVGVPAAWCAFASAVTLAGALMIAPGAAHAEVAAADPIDASMRTCLARADMSSTIGQVQCMDSARLAWQASMDQSFQQLLSKAPDAQRKKWEESQKRWKAWREADGKLLADVLATTRGTSYQLAVADMQLQPVRDRALALRAAAMDAGRQDPKKRPRACSFDAQCEHAMFDLNRYYRRLHAKLPPHARPVLSRAQRAWTAYRDATVPLMDARSQVDIVGARVAQLKRMGDTAGND; from the coding sequence ATGACGACGGCACTGCGCTCCGGGTTGTGGGGTCGTGCGCGCGTCGGCGTGCCGGCGGCGTGGTGCGCGTTCGCATCGGCAGTGACGCTGGCGGGTGCGCTGATGATCGCGCCCGGCGCGGCGCATGCCGAAGTCGCCGCCGCCGATCCCATCGACGCATCGATGCGTACCTGTCTCGCGCGCGCCGACATGTCGTCGACGATCGGCCAGGTGCAGTGCATGGACTCGGCGCGGCTCGCGTGGCAGGCGTCGATGGATCAGTCGTTTCAGCAGTTGCTGTCGAAAGCACCCGACGCGCAGCGCAAGAAGTGGGAAGAAAGCCAGAAGCGCTGGAAAGCGTGGCGCGAAGCGGACGGCAAGCTGCTGGCCGACGTGCTCGCCACGACGCGCGGCACGTCGTACCAGCTCGCGGTCGCCGACATGCAGTTGCAGCCGGTGCGCGATCGCGCACTCGCGCTGCGCGCGGCGGCGATGGACGCCGGCAGGCAGGACCCGAAGAAGCGCCCACGAGCCTGCTCGTTCGACGCGCAGTGCGAGCACGCGATGTTCGACCTGAACCGCTATTACCGGCGCCTGCATGCGAAGCTCCCTCCGCACGCGCGCCCGGTGCTGTCGCGCGCGCAACGCGCGTGGACGGCCTACCGCGACGCGACCGTTCCGTTGATGGACGCGCGCTCGCAAGTGGATATTGTCGGCGCGCGCGTCGCGCAGCTCAAACGCATGGGCGACACAGCCGGCAACGACTAA
- a CDS encoding bestrophin family protein produces MIIRPQLRWFRMLLAWRGSVLPELLPRLCVILLISLVALGVHVHLLKISINMTTTPFSLIGIALAIFLGFRNSASYDRYWEARKLWGRLLNETRSLTRQVLTLPNAHIDPSETQAFVQALCAFAHALRHQLRCTDPSEDLSTRLDKPLFERVMMSRYRPATIMLWLGEWTQRQARDGKLDAWTVQAIDRNLNGLSDVVGGCERILSTPLPFAYSVMIHRTVYFFCAALPFGLVETVGVFTPVFSVFVAYTFMALDAIASQIEEPFGTDDNDLALDALSAFIEDAARDLLAQPSLQKTAAKDGYLLT; encoded by the coding sequence ATGATCATCCGCCCACAACTCCGCTGGTTCCGCATGCTGCTCGCGTGGCGCGGTTCCGTGCTGCCCGAACTGCTGCCGCGCCTGTGCGTCATTCTGCTCATTTCGCTGGTCGCGCTCGGCGTGCATGTGCACCTGCTGAAGATCAGCATCAACATGACCACCACGCCGTTCTCGCTGATCGGCATTGCGCTCGCGATCTTCCTCGGCTTTCGCAACAGCGCGAGCTATGACCGCTACTGGGAAGCGCGCAAGCTCTGGGGCAGGCTGCTCAACGAGACGCGCTCGCTCACGCGCCAGGTGTTGACGCTGCCGAACGCTCATATCGACCCGAGCGAAACGCAGGCCTTCGTGCAAGCCTTGTGCGCCTTCGCGCACGCGCTGCGGCATCAGTTGCGATGCACGGACCCTTCAGAAGATCTGTCGACGAGACTCGACAAGCCGCTCTTCGAGCGCGTCATGATGTCGCGCTATCGGCCCGCGACGATCATGCTCTGGCTCGGCGAATGGACGCAGCGGCAGGCGCGCGACGGCAAGCTGGACGCATGGACGGTCCAGGCCATCGATCGCAATCTGAACGGGCTGTCGGATGTGGTCGGCGGCTGCGAGCGGATCCTGTCGACGCCGCTGCCGTTCGCGTATTCGGTGATGATTCACCGCACCGTGTACTTTTTCTGCGCGGCGCTGCCATTCGGGCTGGTGGAAACCGTCGGCGTGTTCACGCCGGTCTTCTCAGTATTCGTCGCGTACACGTTCATGGCGCTCGACGCGATCGCATCGCAGATCGAAGAGCCATTCGGCACCGACGACAACGACCTCGCGCTCGATGCGCTGTCGGCGTTCATCGAAGATGCCGCGCGCGATCTGCTTGCGCAGCCTTCGCTGCAGAAAACGGCCGCGAAAGATGGTTATCTGCTCACCTGA
- the dcd gene encoding dCTP deaminase: protein MSIKSDKWIRRMAAEHKMIEPFAPDQVRVTEDGRKIVSYGTSSYGYDIRCADEFKIFTNINSTIVDPKNFDEKSFVDFKGDVCIIPPNSFALARTVEYFRIPRSVLTVCLGKSTYARCGIIVNVTPFEPEWEGHVTLEFSNTTPLPAKIYANEGVAQVLFFESDEICDVSYADRGGKYQGQHGVTLPKT from the coding sequence ATGAGCATCAAATCCGACAAGTGGATCCGGCGCATGGCCGCAGAGCACAAGATGATCGAGCCGTTCGCGCCAGACCAGGTGCGCGTGACGGAAGACGGTCGCAAGATCGTCAGCTACGGCACGTCGAGCTACGGCTACGACATCCGCTGTGCAGATGAATTCAAGATCTTCACGAACATCAACTCGACCATCGTCGATCCGAAGAACTTTGACGAGAAATCGTTTGTCGATTTCAAGGGCGACGTCTGCATCATCCCGCCGAACTCGTTCGCGCTCGCGCGCACGGTCGAGTATTTCCGCATTCCGCGCAGCGTGCTGACGGTCTGCCTGGGCAAATCGACGTATGCGCGCTGCGGCATCATCGTCAACGTGACGCCGTTCGAGCCGGAATGGGAAGGGCACGTGACGCTCGAATTCTCAAATACGACACCTTTGCCTGCGAAAATCTACGCGAACGAAGGCGTTGCGCAGGTGCTGTTCTTCGAAAGCGACGAGATCTGCGACGTGTCGTACGCGGATCGCGGCGGCAAATATCAAGGACAGCATGGCGTGACGTTACCGAAGACGTAA
- a CDS encoding arginine/lysine/ornithine decarboxylase, translating into MKFRFPVVIIDEDFRSENISGSGIRALAEAIEKEGAEVLGLTSYGDLTSFAQQSSRASCFILSIDDDELLPYVENGDGETPDIAPAIIDLRAFVEAVRKRNADIPIFLYGETRTSRHLPNDILRELHGFIHMFEDTPEFVARHIIREAKVYLDSLAPPFFKELVQYADEGSYSWHCPGHSGGVAFLKNPLGQMFHQFFGENMLRADVCNAVDELGQLLDHTGPVAASERNAARIFSADHLFFVTNGTSTSNKIVWHATVAPGDIVLVDRNCHKSILHAITMTHAIPVFLTPTRNHFGIIGPIPRDEFKPENIRKKIEANPFAREALAKNPNLKPRILTITQSTYDGVIYNVEMIKDLLGDLLDTLHFDEAWLPHAEFHEFYQDMHAIGAGRPRTGALVFATHSTHKLLAGISQASQIVVQDSENSTFDRHRFNEAYLMHTSTSPQYAIIASCDVAAAMMEPPGGTALVEESIAEALDFRRAMRKVDAEYGDDWFFKVWGPEELAEEGIGSRDDWMLRPNDRWHGFGPLADGFNMLDPIKATIITPGLDVDGEFGETGIPAAIVTKYLAEHGIIVEKTGLYSFFIMFTIGITKGRWNSMVTELQQFKDDYDNNQPLWRVLPEFVAQHPAYERIGLRDLCEQIHSVYRANDIARLTTEMYLSSMEPAMKPSDAFAKLAHREIDRVPIDELEGRVTSILLTPYPPGIPLLIPGERFNRTIVNYLRFAREFNERFPGFHTDIHGLVGETINGRIEYFVDCVRDS; encoded by the coding sequence ATGAAGTTTCGCTTTCCCGTCGTCATCATCGACGAGGACTTCCGCTCCGAGAACATCTCGGGTTCCGGTATCCGTGCGCTTGCCGAGGCCATCGAAAAAGAAGGCGCGGAAGTGCTGGGTCTCACGAGCTATGGCGATCTGACGTCGTTTGCGCAGCAGTCGAGCCGCGCGTCGTGCTTCATCCTGTCGATCGACGACGATGAACTGCTGCCCTACGTCGAGAACGGCGACGGTGAAACGCCCGATATCGCGCCCGCGATCATCGACCTGCGCGCGTTCGTCGAGGCGGTGCGCAAGCGCAACGCGGACATTCCCATTTTCCTGTACGGCGAAACGCGCACCTCGCGCCATCTGCCGAACGACATCCTGCGCGAACTGCACGGCTTCATCCACATGTTCGAGGACACGCCGGAGTTCGTCGCGCGGCACATCATCCGCGAGGCGAAGGTGTATCTGGATTCGCTCGCGCCGCCGTTCTTCAAGGAACTGGTGCAGTACGCGGACGAAGGCTCGTACTCGTGGCACTGCCCGGGCCACTCGGGCGGCGTCGCGTTCCTGAAGAATCCGCTCGGCCAGATGTTCCACCAGTTCTTCGGCGAGAACATGCTGCGCGCAGACGTCTGCAACGCCGTCGACGAACTCGGCCAGCTGCTCGATCACACGGGCCCCGTTGCAGCGTCGGAGCGCAACGCGGCGCGCATCTTCAGCGCGGATCATCTGTTCTTCGTGACGAACGGCACGTCGACTTCGAACAAGATCGTCTGGCACGCAACGGTTGCCCCGGGCGACATCGTGCTGGTGGACCGCAACTGCCACAAGTCGATCCTGCACGCGATCACGATGACGCACGCGATCCCCGTGTTCCTCACGCCGACGCGCAATCACTTCGGCATCATCGGCCCGATTCCGCGCGACGAGTTCAAGCCGGAAAACATCCGCAAGAAGATCGAGGCGAACCCGTTCGCGCGCGAGGCGCTCGCGAAGAACCCGAACCTCAAGCCGCGCATCCTGACGATCACGCAGAGCACGTACGACGGCGTGATCTACAACGTCGAAATGATCAAGGATCTGCTAGGCGATCTGCTCGACACGCTGCACTTCGACGAAGCGTGGCTGCCGCACGCCGAGTTTCACGAGTTCTACCAGGACATGCACGCGATCGGCGCGGGCCGTCCGCGCACGGGCGCGCTGGTGTTCGCGACGCACTCGACGCACAAACTGCTCGCAGGCATTTCGCAGGCTTCGCAGATCGTCGTGCAGGACAGCGAGAACAGCACGTTCGACCGCCACCGCTTCAACGAGGCATATCTGATGCACACGTCCACGTCGCCGCAGTACGCGATCATCGCGTCGTGCGACGTGGCCGCGGCGATGATGGAGCCGCCGGGCGGTACCGCGCTCGTCGAGGAATCGATTGCCGAGGCGCTCGATTTCCGCCGCGCGATGCGCAAGGTCGATGCCGAATACGGCGACGACTGGTTCTTCAAGGTCTGGGGCCCGGAAGAACTCGCGGAAGAGGGCATCGGCTCGCGCGACGACTGGATGCTGCGCCCGAACGACCGCTGGCACGGCTTCGGCCCGCTTGCGGACGGCTTCAACATGCTCGACCCGATCAAGGCGACGATCATCACGCCTGGGCTCGACGTGGATGGCGAATTCGGCGAGACGGGCATTCCCGCGGCGATCGTCACGAAGTATCTGGCCGAGCACGGCATCATCGTCGAGAAGACGGGCCTGTACTCGTTCTTCATCATGTTCACGATCGGCATCACGAAGGGCCGCTGGAACTCGATGGTCACGGAACTCCAGCAGTTCAAGGACGACTACGACAACAACCAGCCGCTGTGGCGCGTGCTGCCCGAGTTCGTCGCGCAGCATCCGGCATACGAGCGCATCGGCCTGCGGGATCTGTGCGAGCAGATCCACAGCGTCTACCGTGCGAACGACATCGCGCGCCTGACGACGGAGATGTACCTGTCGAGCATGGAGCCCGCCATGAAGCCGTCCGACGCTTTCGCGAAGCTCGCGCACCGCGAAATCGACCGCGTGCCCATCGACGAGCTCGAAGGCCGCGTCACGTCGATCCTGCTGACGCCGTATCCGCCGGGCATTCCGCTGCTGATTCCGGGCGAGCGCTTCAACCGGACCATCGTCAACTATCTGCGTTTCGCGCGCGAGTTCAACGAGCGCTTCCCGGGCTTCCATACGGATATCCACGGGCTGGTGGGTGAAACGATCAACGGGCGCATCGAGTACTTCGTCGATTGCGTGCGCGATTCCTGA
- the apbC gene encoding iron-sulfur cluster carrier protein ApbC, whose product MSIDRALVDAALAAITDPNTQRPFAAAKNFRNVSVDGATVGVDVVLGYPARRQFDAIRALVEQALRAVPGVEAARVQVSQDIAAHTVQRGVKLLPNVKNIVAVASGKGGVGKSTTAVNLALALASEGASVGILDADIYGPSLPMMLGIEGRPESPDGQSMNPMTGHGVQANSIGFLVEQDNPMVWRGPMATSALEQLLRQTNWKDLDYLVVDMPPGTGDIQLTLSQRVPVTGAVIVTTPQDIALLDAKKGLKMFEKVGIPILGIVENMGMHICSNCGHEEHIFGTGGAERMSKEYGVDVLGSLPLDIAIREQADSGTPTVAADPDGRIAEIYRTIARKVAIHIAERSRDMSSKFPTIVVQNT is encoded by the coding sequence ATGAGCATCGATCGGGCTTTGGTAGACGCGGCCCTCGCGGCCATCACCGACCCCAACACGCAGCGGCCCTTCGCGGCAGCGAAGAACTTCAGGAACGTCAGCGTCGATGGTGCCACGGTCGGCGTCGACGTGGTACTCGGCTATCCGGCCAGGCGTCAGTTCGACGCGATCCGCGCGCTCGTCGAGCAGGCGCTGCGCGCGGTGCCTGGCGTCGAAGCGGCGCGCGTGCAAGTGTCGCAGGACATCGCTGCGCATACGGTGCAGCGCGGCGTCAAACTGTTGCCGAACGTCAAGAATATCGTCGCCGTCGCATCGGGCAAGGGCGGCGTCGGCAAGAGCACGACGGCCGTGAACCTCGCGCTTGCACTGGCGAGCGAAGGCGCGTCAGTGGGTATTCTCGACGCCGATATCTACGGCCCGTCGCTGCCGATGATGCTCGGCATCGAAGGCCGCCCCGAATCGCCCGACGGCCAGTCGATGAACCCGATGACCGGCCATGGCGTGCAGGCGAACTCGATCGGTTTTCTGGTCGAACAGGACAACCCGATGGTGTGGCGCGGCCCGATGGCCACGTCGGCGCTGGAGCAGCTGCTGCGCCAGACCAACTGGAAGGATCTCGACTACCTGGTCGTCGACATGCCGCCGGGCACGGGCGACATCCAGCTCACGCTGTCGCAGCGCGTGCCCGTCACGGGCGCCGTGATCGTCACGACGCCGCAGGACATCGCGCTGCTCGATGCGAAGAAAGGCTTGAAGATGTTCGAGAAGGTGGGCATTCCGATTCTCGGCATCGTCGAGAACATGGGCATGCATATCTGCTCGAACTGCGGCCACGAAGAGCATATCTTCGGCACGGGCGGGGCGGAGCGGATGTCGAAGGAATATGGCGTCGACGTGCTCGGCAGCCTGCCGCTCGACATCGCGATCCGCGAGCAGGCCGACTCGGGCACGCCGACGGTGGCCGCGGACCCGGACGGCCGCATCGCGGAGATCTATCGGACGATTGCGCGCAAGGTCGCGATTCATATCGCCGAGCGCTCGCGCGACATGAGTTCGAAGTTTCCGACCATCGTCGTGCAGAACACATAA